AAACCATTCCAATATAAAATAAATAGGCATTCTGAACTAGAAATAGAAAGTGAAATTATTTATATGTTTTAACAAGTATTAATACCAATTATTTCAATATTACAGAAATAATACTGACTTTATTTTCTTCTTAAATAGAAGTATATTGCGCAAACGATTACATTTATTCACTATGAATATCACTATTAAAACACGTTATTCTTCGCATCCAGAGGACTTCAAGTCATACGGCACGAAGGAAATACGAAACAATTTTTTGATAGAAGATCTTTTTGTAACTAATAACATATCAGGTGTTTACTCATTAGAAGACAGACTTATTGTAGGCGGCATTCACCCTGTAGATAAACCTTTGCAATTAGAAGCAGTGGGCCAGTTAAAAGCCGAAACATTTTTAGAGAGAAGAGAGATTGGGATCATTAATGTGGGAGCAAAAACTACTATTGAAGTGGACGGAACAGTCTACAGCATAGACCATAAAGAAGCGCTTTACATAGGAAAAGGAATTTCAAACGTAATTTTTAATCCTTCCAAAGAAGGAAAAACTTTTTTGTATTTCAATTCTGCCCCAGCACATAAAAACTATCCTACAACCAAGGTTTCTAGAGAAGATGCGGAGGTCGTTACACTAGGCTCTTTGGAAAACTCTAATCACAGAACCATTTACAAGCTATTGGTCAATTCAGTGGTAAAAACTTGTCAACTGCAGATGGGAATGACTGAACTTAAGCCAGGCTCCGTATGGAATACCATGCCAGCACATACGCATGACCGAAGGATGGAAGCCTACTTTTACTTTGACTTGAAAGATGAAAACGTGGTTTCCCATTACATGGGGCAGCCGGATGAGACAAGACATATTTGGCTAAAAAATCATCAAGCTATCATTTCCCCACCTTGGTCTATTCACAGTGGTGCCGGAACATCCAATTACACATTTATCTGGGGAATGGCAGGAGAGAATATGAACTATGGAGACATGGACACCGTCAACCCCTCTGATTTAAAATAAAATGACTCCAAGTTTTGACCTTTCTGGAAAAACCGCATTAGTCACAGGAGCTACACATGGTCTTGGCATGGCAATGGCAAAAGCATTAGCTTTTTATGGTGCTAGGCTAGTGGTCAATGGTCATACCCCAGCAAAGATGGAATCCGCTATCAAAGCCTATGCTTCAGAAGGAATTAAAGCCCACCCCTATCTTTTTGATGTAAGTGATGAAAAGGCAGTTGACTCGGCCATTTCAAAAATTGAAACCGAAATAGCGCCAATAGATATCTTGGTTAACAATGCAGGCATGATTCAAAGAACTCCTGCCCTGGAGATGGCACCCAAAGATTTCAGAAAAATTATAGATATAGATCTGGTATCACCTTTTATCGTTTCCCAGCGAATTGCCAATTCTATGATATCCAGAAATTCCGGTGGTAAAATTATTAATATTTGCTCCATGATGAGTGAATTGGGTAGAGACACTGTAAGTGCATATGCTGCTGCAAAGGGCGGATTGAAAATGCTTACCAAAAATTTAGCTACTGAATGGGCCAAATTTAACATTCAAGTCAATGGAATCGGACCCGGATATTTTGCTACTGATCAAACAGCTCCGATTCGAGTAGATGGACACCCATTCAATGAGTTCATCATCAATAGAACTCCCGCTTCAAGGTGGGGAAAGCCAGAAGATTTAGGTGGTGCAGCCGTTTTTTTAGCGAGCCCGGCTAGCGACTTCGTCAACGGTCAAATAATCTATGTCGACGGAGGAATTTTGGCAACAATAGGAAAACCCAATGGAGAATAAAATAACCTTAAAAATCCAAGTAATGGAACAATATACCCAAATAACCCCTTGTAATGAAAAAAGGAAAAGCCACCATACATGACATAGCAGAGAAACTAAATATTACTGCTAGCACCGTGTCCAGGGCATTAAACAACAACCCTAGGATATCGGATGCAACAAAGAAAAAAGTACTGAAAGTTGCCAAACAACTCAACTACCAGCCAAACCACATTGCCTCAGCCTTACGAAGTGGTAAAAGCAGGCTAATCGGAGTAATTGTTCCAACTGCCAATAGAAACTTCTTTTCTTCTGTCATTCGAGGAATTGAAGAGATTGCAAACAGCCTTAATTATAAGATTATTATTTCCCAATCCTATGATGAGTTTGAAAAGGAAGTTCAAACTGTCGAAGCATTGCTCAATGCCAGAGTAGATGGCATCTTAGCTTCTATAGGCAAAACGACCGAGAATTTTGATCATTTCGAAAAAGTGATGAAAAGAGGGATTCCACTTGTCTTGTTTGACAGAATAACCAACGATTTAGAAGTAAGCCAGGTGGTTATTGATGATTATCTGGGGGCCTACCAAACAGTCGAGCATTTAATAAAAAATGGTTGTTCGAGAATTGTTCACTTCACCAGCTCCCAAAGAATCAACATTTACAAAGAAAGATTGCGCGGATATGAAGATGCCTTAAAAGATCATGGAATTGATTTAGATCCCGAGTTGGTCGTTTTCAGCAACATGCAATTGGAAGACGGGAAGTCCAGCATGAATTCTATCCTCCACAAAAACATTCCTTTTGATGGAGTTTTTTCCTCCTCCGATTATGCTATCATGGGGGCTATGCAAGTGCTGAAAGAAAATAATTTTAAAATCCCTGAGCAGGTGAAATTAGCGGGTTTTGGAAATGAGCCTTTTACCTCTTTCACTGAGCCTGGGATCACCTCCGTAGATCAAAAAAGTATCCCCATGGGGAAATTAGCTGCAGAAACTTTTTTTGAATTACTAAACAATGGAGGCACAGAAGCGATCGCACGCAAAACCATATTAAAACCAGAATTAATTATTAGAGGCTCATCCCAAGTTTCTAAGCCTAATTGTAGTCAAGCATTAACGGACTTACAAGCCACCTAATTTTTACAAACAACATGAAAACTCTCTCAAAATCTTTTGTTTCTAGGCAGGAAAGACCTGTTAAAATTCTCCAATTTGGGAATGGAAATTTCCTTCGTGGATTCACGGATTACATGGTAGAGGAGGCAAATGAAAAAGGTGTTTTTAACGGAAATATTCAGGTAGTTCAGGTACACTCTCCTGTGGCAGATCCTAAAATGATTGAGCAGGACTGCCTATTCCATGTTTTGATTAGAGGATTGAAAGAAGGTAAACAAGTGGATGAGGCCAAACTCATTACTTGTATCCATGGCATTAGTAACCCAAATGAAGATTTCAATACCTATTTGAAGCTGGCAGAAAATCCAGACTTAAGGTTTATTATTTCCAATACTACCGAATCAGGTATTCAATTTGATTCTACAGATATTAATCCAGATGAGTTACCGAGTTCATTTCCTGGGAAAGTTGCGGCATTACTCTATCGCCGTTTTTTACATTTTCAAGGTGACCCTTCCAAAGGATTGATTTTTATCCCCTGTGAATTAATAGAGGATAACGGAATCACACTTAGAACTTGCATAGACCAATACGCAAGCCTTTGGAAATTGCCAAAAGCATTTACAGAGTGGCTCTTTTCAGCATGTACTTTTTGTAATACACTGGTGGACAGGATTGTCCCGGGATTCCCCAAAGACAGCATCCAGG
Above is a window of Algoriphagus machipongonensis DNA encoding:
- the kduI gene encoding 5-dehydro-4-deoxy-D-glucuronate isomerase — translated: MNITIKTRYSSHPEDFKSYGTKEIRNNFLIEDLFVTNNISGVYSLEDRLIVGGIHPVDKPLQLEAVGQLKAETFLERREIGIINVGAKTTIEVDGTVYSIDHKEALYIGKGISNVIFNPSKEGKTFLYFNSAPAHKNYPTTKVSREDAEVVTLGSLENSNHRTIYKLLVNSVVKTCQLQMGMTELKPGSVWNTMPAHTHDRRMEAYFYFDLKDENVVSHYMGQPDETRHIWLKNHQAIISPPWSIHSGAGTSNYTFIWGMAGENMNYGDMDTVNPSDLK
- a CDS encoding gluconate 5-dehydrogenase is translated as MTPSFDLSGKTALVTGATHGLGMAMAKALAFYGARLVVNGHTPAKMESAIKAYASEGIKAHPYLFDVSDEKAVDSAISKIETEIAPIDILVNNAGMIQRTPALEMAPKDFRKIIDIDLVSPFIVSQRIANSMISRNSGGKIINICSMMSELGRDTVSAYAAAKGGLKMLTKNLATEWAKFNIQVNGIGPGYFATDQTAPIRVDGHPFNEFIINRTPASRWGKPEDLGGAAVFLASPASDFVNGQIIYVDGGILATIGKPNGE
- a CDS encoding LacI family DNA-binding transcriptional regulator, with protein sequence MKKGKATIHDIAEKLNITASTVSRALNNNPRISDATKKKVLKVAKQLNYQPNHIASALRSGKSRLIGVIVPTANRNFFSSVIRGIEEIANSLNYKIIISQSYDEFEKEVQTVEALLNARVDGILASIGKTTENFDHFEKVMKRGIPLVLFDRITNDLEVSQVVIDDYLGAYQTVEHLIKNGCSRIVHFTSSQRINIYKERLRGYEDALKDHGIDLDPELVVFSNMQLEDGKSSMNSILHKNIPFDGVFSSSDYAIMGAMQVLKENNFKIPEQVKLAGFGNEPFTSFTEPGITSVDQKSIPMGKLAAETFFELLNNGGTEAIARKTILKPELIIRGSSQVSKPNCSQALTDLQAT